A segment of the Sphingopyxis sp. OAS728 genome:
CGGTCAACGCCTCTGCGCTCTTGCGGTAGGAGCTCACTTTAAATCCGAGCGGATTGATCATCCGGTCAGCAACGCTCATCGGCTCACCGCTATAGCCGTAGCGGACGATCGCAACCCAAGGCTGCGCGGGATGCGCCTGACCGCCAGCATCGCGCCGTTGCGTATCGAAACGCACCATCGCCGTATCGTCGTTCATAGGCGTTACGCTCTTCACCTGCACGTCGACGAGCGAAGAGCGCGGCAGGCGCATGAGCGGGCTGTCGGGGTTCGAGACCTGGACCTCGGCAATATAGCTCTCGCGCGCCGCGCCAGCCGACCAGAGGCCGACCTTGCGATATTCGCCCTGCACCGTATCGATATCGAAGCCTTCACGGGCGATCACATATTGGACGAGAAAGGATTGGGTGAGCGCGCGATCGCGCGAGATCGTCTCGGCTTCGAGCGGTTTCAGTTGCTGCACGAACCCCGTCTGGCGGTCGACCAGCAGCGTATAGGGCTCAACCGTCTTCAGCGGCGTCAGGAAAAGGAGCGCCAGCGCCTCGCAGATCGCGATCGCCGAGGCGCCGCCAGCAACCCACCAAGCCGTGCGGCGCGATGCGCGGAGCGCATCGCCGCGATCCTTCGCCCAGCTATCGGCTTCGGCATAATAAGCGTCGAGCGCTTCGGACTTCTTCATAGTCGCTTGTCCCTGGCAATCGCGCGTGAGGAGATACGGTTACGGGTCCGGCGGCTCGATCGATCCCTTTCGGGGAGCCGGTCCAATCGATCGCCTCGCTCCTGTCCGGCAAGGCTGCGCGCGATATGGACCGCGCGTGAGCCACCGGCGCCTTCGGCGGCGAGCGTCTCGCGGCGCTGGTTGATCGCGATGGCATCGGCGACCGCGGCCGCGCGCGAGCGGCTTTCGATCGGGGGATGTGCCGCTGCCGTCGTCTGCGCGGGCGAGGCGCGCTGCGTAGTTTCTGCGGCCCAGCCGTTCTGCATTGCAGGCAGCCACGCCGGAATGCGGAGGCTCATCGCCACGCGCGCCGTCACCCATATGACCGCAGCCAGAGCGATCGCGAAGATGATGGCGGCAGCGAAGAGCTGCGCCGGTGCACCGACGATGTCGAGATCACCCGCGCGCCTTGCCAGCAAACTCGCCAGCCACGGCTCGATAAAGGCGAGCTCGATACCGAGCGTGATGGCGATCGCGAGACTGCCAAGCGCTGTCCCGATCAGCGCCTTCAGCCAGCCCTCGAACAGCCCGCGCGTTCCATCGAACAGCAGGAAGGCGGCAAACAAGGGCGCAAGCGACAACAGCAGCGCCGCCGCGATCCGCACCACGGCGAAAGATGCCACGGTCGAAACGAGGAAGATGACGCGCGCGAAGCCGAGCGCGAAGCTGTCGAAACCAAGAAATGGC
Coding sequences within it:
- a CDS encoding virB8 family protein, producing the protein MKKSEALDAYYAEADSWAKDRGDALRASRRTAWWVAGGASAIAICEALALLFLTPLKTVEPYTLLVDRQTGFVQQLKPLEAETISRDRALTQSFLVQYVIAREGFDIDTVQGEYRKVGLWSAGAARESYIAEVQVSNPDSPLMRLPRSSLVDVQVKSVTPMNDDTAMVRFDTQRRDAGGQAHPAQPWVAIVRYGYSGEPMSVADRMINPLGFKVSSYRKSAEALTVVEPGAAAASANASSGAAGLPVQGAVPAVPSRP
- a CDS encoding type IV secretion system protein gives rise to the protein MAVCDAIPSPESFAPSLLYFLDCQAQLIGSEGYRALAAPGSTASILLTGMVTLLIAFLGYRMLLGHTPTIREGVLTFVKIGLVLVLATSWPAYQILVYDIILRAPAELAATIGGAANLPGNGGGLVGRIDGVDQALKVLAIEGVGPVALGPDGRPLMPSVPPPPFLGFDSFALGFARVIFLVSTVASFAVVRIAAALLLSLAPLFAAFLLFDGTRGLFEGWLKALIGTALGSLAIAITLGIELAFIEPWLASLLARRAGDLDIVGAPAQLFAAAIIFAIALAAVIWVTARVAMSLRIPAWLPAMQNGWAAETTQRASPAQTTAAAHPPIESRSRAAAVADAIAINQRRETLAAEGAGGSRAVHIARSLAGQERGDRLDRLPERDRSSRRTRNRISSRAIARDKRL